The proteins below come from a single Streptococcus porcinus genomic window:
- a CDS encoding CoA-binding protein yields the protein MTYTFQNPPEAILKTYLSQAKTIAVVGLSDRPETAAYGVAKFLQAMDYQIIPVNPKLAGQTVLGQKVYASLQDIPISIDIVDVFRRSEALPQVAEDFIETDAKVFWAQLGLQSQEAEKLLRASGRQDIVMNRCLKIDYRNIILNQD from the coding sequence ATGACTTACACCTTTCAAAATCCACCAGAAGCAATACTAAAAACCTACCTTAGCCAGGCTAAAACAATTGCTGTTGTTGGACTTTCAGATCGACCTGAAACGGCTGCTTATGGTGTTGCTAAGTTTTTGCAGGCAATGGATTATCAGATAATCCCCGTCAACCCTAAACTAGCTGGTCAAACCGTTTTAGGACAAAAAGTTTATGCAAGCTTACAAGACATTCCCATATCTATTGATATTGTTGATGTTTTTAGACGCAGTGAAGCTTTGCCGCAAGTTGCAGAGGATTTTATCGAAACGGACGCAAAGGTTTTTTGGGCACAATTAGGTCTCCAAAGTCAGGAAGCTGAAAAGCTTTTAAGGGCTAGTGGCCGTCAAGATATTGTTATGAATAGATGCCTCAAAATAGACTATCGGAATATTATATTGAATCAAGATTAA